The following proteins are co-located in the Haloarcula marismortui ATCC 43049 genome:
- a CDS encoding uracil-DNA glycosylase, translated as MPTFPDGAERNTLTADCRRCPELAESRTCISWGNGPLDADLVVVGEAPAEGDSEAEHWQGGNLTGMAYTSRRSGRKVRDLLTDAGFSHDDCYYTNAVKCHPPGNRDPTDAELANCRPYLVEEVEAIEPTAVVATGKHATKTVLALDGESLDGFLDSVLDPRRSEALGVPVVPLLHPSYQEVWLSRLGYDRETYVDALTDAVAGVADT; from the coding sequence GTGCCAACGTTTCCGGACGGAGCGGAGCGAAACACCCTCACAGCGGACTGTCGGCGTTGCCCTGAACTCGCCGAGAGCCGGACCTGCATCTCGTGGGGCAACGGTCCGCTGGACGCCGACCTCGTGGTAGTCGGCGAGGCCCCAGCCGAGGGCGACTCCGAGGCCGAGCACTGGCAGGGCGGCAATCTGACCGGGATGGCCTACACGTCACGGCGTTCCGGCCGGAAGGTCCGCGACCTGCTCACCGACGCCGGGTTCAGTCACGACGACTGCTACTACACCAACGCCGTGAAGTGCCACCCGCCGGGGAACCGCGACCCGACCGATGCGGAACTGGCGAACTGCCGGCCCTACCTCGTCGAAGAAGTCGAGGCGATCGAGCCGACTGCGGTCGTGGCGACCGGGAAACACGCGACGAAGACAGTACTGGCGCTGGACGGCGAGTCGCTTGACGGCTTCCTCGACAGCGTGCTCGACCCCCGCCGAAGCGAGGCGCTGGGCGTGCCCGTGGTTCCGCTGCTCCACCCGTCGTATCAGGAAGTCTGGCTCTCGCGGCTGGGCTACGACCGCGAGACGTATGTCGACGCTCTCACGGACGCGGTCGCCGGTGTCGCCGACACCTAG